One Deltaproteobacteria bacterium DNA window includes the following coding sequences:
- the uvrA gene encoding excinuclease ABC subunit UvrA, translating into MEPSVIFIKGARQHNLKGIDVTIPRNKLVVITGLSGSGKSSLAFDTLYAEGQRRYVESLSAYARQFLEQMGKPEVDSIEGLSPAISIEQKTVSKNPRSTVGTITEIYDYLRLLFARIGHPHCYNCGKPITAQTVSQMVDQIMRMKEGTKIHILAPIVRNRKGEYTQELARLKAQGFVRIKLDGETKELDEETKIDKKKKHDIDLFVDRLIIKPKIEQRIADSLETALKHAEGLAKIEALGGETVLFSERFACADCGISYPEIEPQMFSFNSPLGACKECNGLGTKMFFDPDLVVPNKNLSLREGAIVPWENRSSEFYWNMLETLSKHYHFELKTPFGELPKKIQNVLLYGSQDDVLKFSYEFEERKEFYSNTYEGVIPNLSRRYKETDSDWVREDIERFMNIRPCPTCQGARLKAESLAIKVGEKSIHHVTQMSVLKCLKWFTDLKFSKKENEIAEKILKEIRERLSFMASVGLDYLTLDRTAGTLAGGEGQRIRLATQIGSSLVGVLYILDEPSIGLHQRDNDRLIGTLKKLRDLGNTVVVVEHDENTILDADYVIDMGPGAGIHGGEVVAAGTAEQICQNPKSLTGQYLSGRLQIPVPETRRKPRGQSLILVGATENNLKDLTIEIPLGLFICVTGVSGSGKSTLINDTFYKNLAQRLYSSKEPAGKLKEIRGLELIDKVINVDQSPIGRTPRSNPSTYTSIFTFIRDLFADLPESRARGYKAGRFSFNVKGGRCEACEGDGIIRIEMHFLPDVYVECEVCKGKRFNRETLEIDYKGKSISDILNLTVEQATQFFENIPPIKNKLNTLIEVGLGYIELGQSGTTLSGGEAQRIKLARELSRRSTGKTIYILDEPTTGLHFADIQKLLDVLNKFVEQGNTVVVIEHNLDVIKSADYLIDLGPEGGDGGGKIVARGTPEEIAKTPQSYTGQYLKKVLASKPLKRANSR; encoded by the coding sequence ATGGAACCGTCGGTTATCTTTATAAAAGGGGCACGGCAGCACAATCTCAAAGGGATCGATGTCACGATCCCTCGAAACAAACTGGTCGTCATCACCGGTCTCTCCGGATCAGGCAAATCATCGCTTGCGTTTGATACCCTCTATGCCGAGGGGCAGCGTCGGTACGTTGAATCGCTCTCTGCCTATGCCAGGCAGTTTCTCGAACAGATGGGAAAACCGGAGGTCGATTCAATCGAGGGGCTCTCCCCCGCCATATCGATCGAGCAAAAGACCGTTTCCAAAAACCCACGGTCGACCGTTGGGACGATCACAGAGATCTACGATTATCTAAGACTCCTCTTCGCACGGATTGGGCATCCCCATTGTTACAATTGTGGAAAACCGATTACCGCCCAGACCGTCTCCCAGATGGTCGATCAAATTATGAGGATGAAGGAGGGGACGAAGATCCATATCCTCGCCCCGATCGTGAGAAATCGAAAAGGGGAATACACCCAGGAATTGGCGCGGTTGAAGGCCCAGGGGTTCGTCCGGATCAAACTCGACGGAGAAACGAAGGAACTCGACGAAGAGACCAAGATCGACAAGAAAAAGAAACACGATATCGATCTCTTCGTTGATCGGCTCATTATCAAACCAAAGATCGAACAGCGCATCGCTGATTCATTAGAAACCGCTTTGAAGCATGCCGAGGGGCTGGCTAAGATTGAAGCGCTTGGAGGAGAGACAGTCCTCTTCTCGGAGCGTTTTGCCTGCGCGGATTGCGGCATCTCCTATCCGGAGATCGAACCCCAGATGTTTTCGTTCAATAGCCCACTGGGCGCCTGCAAGGAGTGTAATGGCCTCGGGACCAAGATGTTTTTCGACCCCGATCTTGTCGTCCCGAATAAAAATCTCTCCCTCCGGGAAGGAGCGATCGTCCCGTGGGAAAATCGCTCGTCTGAATTTTACTGGAACATGCTCGAGACGCTGTCAAAACACTACCATTTCGAACTGAAAACCCCCTTCGGAGAGCTCCCGAAAAAAATCCAGAATGTGCTGCTCTATGGATCCCAGGATGACGTGTTAAAATTTTCTTATGAATTTGAAGAGCGTAAGGAGTTCTACTCGAACACCTACGAAGGGGTGATCCCGAACCTCTCGCGTCGTTATAAGGAAACCGATTCGGACTGGGTCCGTGAAGATATCGAACGCTTCATGAATATCCGCCCCTGCCCCACCTGTCAGGGGGCGCGGCTCAAGGCAGAGAGCCTGGCGATCAAAGTCGGAGAGAAATCAATCCACCATGTGACCCAGATGTCGGTCCTGAAGTGCCTCAAATGGTTTACCGATCTCAAGTTCTCAAAAAAAGAGAACGAGATCGCGGAAAAGATTCTCAAAGAGATTCGGGAAAGGCTCTCCTTCATGGCAAGTGTCGGGCTTGATTATCTGACCCTCGACCGGACCGCCGGCACACTCGCCGGTGGCGAAGGCCAGAGAATCCGGCTTGCTACTCAGATCGGTTCTTCCCTTGTCGGTGTCCTTTATATATTGGACGAACCTTCGATCGGCCTTCACCAGAGGGATAATGATCGTCTGATCGGGACACTCAAAAAACTCCGGGATCTTGGAAATACGGTGGTGGTTGTCGAGCATGATGAAAATACAATCCTCGATGCCGATTATGTCATCGACATGGGGCCGGGGGCCGGTATCCATGGTGGCGAGGTTGTTGCCGCCGGGACCGCTGAACAGATCTGCCAGAATCCAAAGTCTCTGACCGGCCAATATCTTTCCGGCAGGCTCCAGATCCCTGTTCCTGAGACCCGTCGCAAACCCCGCGGGCAATCCCTCATCCTCGTCGGGGCGACCGAAAACAATCTGAAAGACCTGACCATCGAAATTCCGCTTGGCCTCTTCATCTGTGTGACAGGGGTTTCCGGCTCCGGAAAAAGTACGCTGATCAATGACACCTTCTACAAAAATCTGGCCCAGCGACTTTACAGCTCAAAGGAACCGGCTGGCAAATTGAAGGAGATTCGCGGACTGGAGTTGATCGACAAGGTGATCAATGTCGATCAGTCCCCGATCGGTCGTACACCAAGATCGAATCCCTCTACATATACCAGCATCTTCACCTTCATTCGTGACCTCTTTGCCGATCTACCGGAATCCCGTGCGCGTGGCTACAAGGCAGGCCGGTTTTCGTTCAATGTGAAGGGGGGGCGCTGCGAGGCGTGTGAAGGAGACGGAATTATCCGGATCGAGATGCATTTCCTGCCTGATGTCTATGTGGAATGCGAAGTCTGCAAGGGAAAGCGCTTCAATCGCGAAACGCTGGAGATTGACTATAAAGGTAAATCGATCTCGGACATCCTGAATCTCACCGTGGAGCAGGCGACTCAGTTTTTCGAAAATATCCCGCCGATCAAGAACAAGCTCAATACGTTAATCGAGGTCGGTCTTGGGTATATCGAACTGGGCCAATCAGGCACCACGCTCTCCGGCGGTGAAGCACAACGGATCAAGCTCGCGCGCGAGCTCTCTCGTCGCAGCACCGGAAAGACAATCTATATCCTCGATGAACCGACCACAGGACTGCACTTCGCCGACATCCAAAAGCTGCTCGACGTCCTCAATAAATTTGTCGAACAGGGGAACACGGTGGTTGTGATTGAACATAATCTGGACGTCATCAAATCGGCCGATTATCTGATCGACCTCGGACCCGAAGGGGGGGATGGGGGTGGAAAGATCGTCGCACGGGGCACACCCGAAGAGATCGCCAAAACTCCCCAATCCTACACAGGTCAATATCTGAAGAAAGTCCTCGCCTCGAAACCTCTCAAGAGGGCGAATTCGCGGTAA